The nucleotide window GCCGTGATCTGATATAATAATTCCAGAACAATAGAATCGGCTCTCAAGGGCGGTCGGCTCACCCCTCGAAAGGGGGTGATGCCGGTGGAGGTATACCAAGCGTTGTCCTTGATGTTCATGTTTGGCATGTTCATCTTGGCGTTGCTGAATTACCT belongs to Effusibacillus pohliae DSM 22757 and includes:
- a CDS encoding putative holin-like toxin; the protein is MPVEVYQALSLMFMFGMFILALLNYL